A genome region from Panicum virgatum strain AP13 chromosome 4K, P.virgatum_v5, whole genome shotgun sequence includes the following:
- the LOC120705119 gene encoding protein trichome birefringence-like 19 — protein sequence MKTLPVIPSLRGLLAGVRRTRPDAPKIVSVPALVAFLILAAVTFSVVFLGPFQWSPTTTTSSSSSLISSSAGAECDMTRGQWVRDPAALPYYTNATCAFIEGYQNCMKHGKPSLEFLRWRWRPDGCGDELGRRRFDAARFFRLVRGKSILFVGDSMASSHVRSLVCTLAQVEAPERSRSPGGFEHWRFPAHRFTVTFFWTPFQVRWRLSRGPPEAVGPERQGEVFAGPTDLHLDEPDQRWAPAAKGHDYVVVSASHWFARPAVYYRGGRVAGCHACGLANVTALRPEHAQRAAFRTVLRALAGMKGFKGTAILRTVAPTHYENGGWFDGGECTATEPADPEDPEEMAEPDGEFYRAQVEEFAAAAEAARRNGVRLRLMDVTKMMLRRPDGHPDRYGHGPGEHEGFDIDCLHWCLPGPIDVWNDLLLQILAGR from the coding sequence ATGAAGACACTCCCGGTGATCCCTTCCCTccgcggcctcctcgccggagttcgccgcACCCGCCCTGACGCTCCCAAGATCGTGTCCGTTCCCGCCCTCGTCGCGTTCCTCATCTTGGCAGCCGTCACGTTCTCGGTCGTTTTCCTCGGCCCCTTCCAGTGGtcacccaccaccaccacctcctcctcctcctccctgatctcctccagcgccggcgccgaatGCGACATGACGCGTGGCCAGTGGGTGCGCGACCCCGCCGCGCTGCCGTACTACACCAACGCGACGTGCGCCTTCATCGAGGGCTACCAGAACTGCATGAAGCACGGCAAGCCGAGCCTGGAGTTCCTGCGGTGGCGCTGGCGGCCGGACGGCTGCGGCGACgagctgggccgccgccgcttcgaCGCCGCGCGGTTCTTTCGGCTCGTCCGGGGCAAGTCGATCCTCTTCGTCGGGGACTCGATGGCCAGCAGCCACGTCCGGTCGCTCGTGTGCACCTTGGCGCAGGTGGAGGCCCCGGAGAGGTCGCGCTCGCCGGGGGGATTCGAGCACTGGCGGTTCCCGGCGCACCGGTTCACGGTGACCTTCTTCTGGACGCCGTTCCAGGTGCGGTGGCGCCTGAGTCGGGGCCCGCCGGAGGCCGTCGGGCCGGAGAGGCAGGGCGAGGTGTTCGCCGGCCCCACCGAtctccacctcgacgagcccGACCAGCGGTGGGCGCCGGCCGCCAAGGGCCACGACTACGTGGTCGTGTCCGCGTCGCACTGGTTCGCGCGCCCCGCCGTGTACTACCGCGGCGGTCGTGTCGCTGGGTGCCACGCCTGCGGCCTGGCGAACGTCACCGCGCTCCGGCCGGAGCACGCGCAGCGGGCCGCGTTCCGCACCGTGCTACGGGCGCTCGCCGGGATGAAGGGGTTCAAGGGGACCGCGATCCTGCGGACGGTGGCGCCGACGCACTACGAGAACGGCGGGTGGTTCGACGGTGGGGAGTGCACGGCCACGGAGCCGGCCGACCCCGAGGATCCTGAGGAGATGGCAGAGCCGGATGGCGAGTTCTACAGGGCGCAGGTGGAGGAgttcgcggcggcagcggaggccgcGAGGAGGAACGGCGTGAGGTTGAGGCTGATGGACGTGACCAAGATGATGCTTCGCCGGCCGGACGGGCACCCCGACCGGTACGGTCACGGCCCCGGCGAGCACGAGGGCTTCGACATTGACTGCCTGCATTGGTGTCTCCCGGGACCGATCGATGTGTGGAACGACCTGTTGCTTCAGATCCTTGCCGGCCGTTAG